One genomic segment of Pseudomonas fortuita includes these proteins:
- a CDS encoding carboxymuconolactone decarboxylase family protein, producing MSNEKYDKGLAIRTQVLGEDYVNRSIQNADEFTKPLQELVTEYCWGHVWGREGLSLKERSMINLAMISALNRPHELKLHIRGALRNGLSREQIREILLQVGIYCGVPAAVDSFRLAREAFAEADAESTR from the coding sequence ATGAGTAACGAGAAGTACGACAAAGGCCTGGCCATCCGCACCCAGGTGCTGGGCGAGGACTACGTCAACCGCTCGATCCAGAACGCCGACGAGTTCACCAAGCCATTGCAGGAACTGGTCACCGAATACTGCTGGGGCCACGTCTGGGGCCGCGAAGGCTTGTCGCTCAAAGAGCGCAGCATGATAAACTTGGCCATGATTTCCGCGCTCAACAGGCCCCACGAGCTCAAGCTGCACATCCGCGGCGCATTGCGCAATGGCCTGAGCCGTGAACAGATTCGCGAAATTCTGCTCCAGGTCGGCATTTATTGCGGCGTACCCGCGGCGGTGGACAGTTTCCGCCTGGCCCGTGAAGCGTTTGCCGAAGCCGATGCGGAGTCAACCCGTTAA
- a CDS encoding flavin reductase family protein, giving the protein MIEPGIYKDVMGSFPSGVTVVTTLDADGAIVGITASAFSALSIDPALVLFCPNYASDTYPILRDSKQFAIHLLSAEQTAEAYAFAGKGKDKAKGVEWHLSELGNPLLAKATAIIECELWREYDGGDHAIIVGAVKNLVLPAEPVTPMVYHKGKLGALPPLG; this is encoded by the coding sequence ATGATCGAACCCGGCATCTACAAAGACGTGATGGGCTCTTTCCCGTCCGGCGTCACGGTAGTGACTACCCTGGACGCCGACGGCGCCATCGTCGGCATCACCGCCAGCGCCTTCAGCGCATTGTCGATCGACCCGGCGCTGGTACTGTTCTGCCCCAACTACGCTTCCGACACCTACCCGATCCTGCGTGACAGCAAGCAGTTCGCGATTCACCTGCTGTCTGCCGAACAGACCGCTGAAGCTTACGCCTTCGCCGGCAAGGGCAAGGACAAGGCCAAGGGCGTTGAGTGGCATTTGAGCGAACTGGGCAACCCGCTGCTGGCCAAGGCGACCGCGATCATCGAGTGCGAACTGTGGCGCGAGTATGACGGTGGGGACCACGCGATCATCGTCGGTGCAGTGAAGAACCTGGTGTTGCCGGCCGAGCCGGTGACGCCGATGGTGTACCACAAAGGCAAACTGGGCGCCCTGCCGCCCCTGGGCTGA